In Amphiura filiformis chromosome 2, Afil_fr2py, whole genome shotgun sequence, one DNA window encodes the following:
- the LOC140141377 gene encoding uncharacterized protein yields MHRDIAAIICYGTSTCRTNLDQLVTEPTRHKDDCNNILDLVFTDNTNIVKKVSVTDGISDHDAVVVDLDLRPSRKRKKKKKKFLVDKADLEAIGDHIRQFSAEYFAKLVDVSASAKWDAIKNCILEAMEKFVPSRMTSSRFDVPWFSRALRRQCRKKQKLYNRARKTKSGEDWSIFCSARKEFTRAIRSAKARFVNEFLSSSIKDKPKAFWSYIKNLRQERTGVGDLKKDNKTVSDTKEKAEMLNHQFQSVFTKENDNTLPHVSFSLPHGIPNLIISTNGVEKLLMNINASKAMGPDGIPPWFLKLAAKILLHYYETCSRLRLIMEKCPMIGR; encoded by the coding sequence ATGCACCGGGACATTGCAGCGATCATATGCTACGGTACGAGTACATGTAGGACAAATCTTGACCAACTAGTCACAGAACCCACAAGGCACAAAGATGACTGTAACAACATCTTGGATTTAGTCTTCACCGACAACACAAACATTGTGAAGAAGGTATCAGTCACAGATGGCATTTCTGACCATGATGCGGTAGTGGTGGACCTAGATCTGAGACCCAGTAGAAagcgcaagaaaaaaaaaaaaaagttcctggTGGATAAAGCAGATTTAGAGGCTATTGGTGACCACATTCGTCAATTCTCGGCCGAGTATTTTGCCAAGCTTGTGGACGTTAGTGCTAGTGCTAAGTGGGATGCCATTAAGAACTGTATCCTGGAAGCCATGGAGAAATTTGTTCCCAGCCGGATGACAAGCTCAAGGTTTGATGTGCCATGGTTCAGCAGAGCACTCCGTAGACAATGCAGGAAAAAACAAAAGCTTTACAACCGTGCCCGTAAAACCAAGTCTGGTGAAGACTGGAGCATATTCTGCTCAGCTAGAAAGGAATTCACCAGAGCAATCAGAAGCGCTAAAGCTAGATTTGTCAATGAATTTCTGAGTTCCTCCATCAAAGACAAACCGAAAGCATTCTGGTCTTACATAAAGAACTTAAGACAAGAAAGAACTGGTGTTGGTGATCTTAAGAAGGATAACAAGACCGTTAGCGACACAAAGGAAAAGGCTGAAATGCTGAACCATCAATTCCAAAGCGTTTTCACAAAGGAGAATGACAACACACTCCCTCATGTGAGCTTCTCTCTACCTCATGGAATACCAAACCTGATCATCTCTACTAATGGGGTTGAAAAActgctcatgaatattaatgcttCAAAAGCTATGGGACCAGATGGAATTCCACCTTGGTTCTTGAAGCTGGCAGCAAAGATCTTGCTCCATTACTACGAGACATGTTCCAGACTTCGGTTGATAATGGAGAAGTGCCCGATGATTGGAAGATAG